The genomic window CTTGATCGCGTCTTCATCTTTGGGATTGTAGACGGCTGCAGCGCCTGCGCCCTGAGCCGCCTGCAGCTTGCCGGGATCAACATCAGCGGCAAGGGGTGCTGAAGAGAGCAGGGCACGGGCAAACTGAATGCCCATCATGCCAACGCCGCCGCAGCCAACGATGACGACCTTGTCGTCCGGGCCCGGCTCGCCGATGCGCCTGAGTGCTGAATAGGCCGTAAGACCCGAGCACATATAGGTAGCGGCAAGGCCTGGGGTCACGCCTGTGCGGTCCAGCAGATATTTCTGGTCGGGCACAAGAACATGCGTCGCAAATCCACCGGCAATGTTGATGCCGAGCTGGCGCGGCTTGCCACAATAGTGCTCATCACCACGCTCACACGTGGCGCAATCATCGCAGCCAATCCATGGATACACCACATAGTCATCGCCCGGCTTGATTCCTTCGACATCCGGCCCAACCGCTTCCACGACGCCTTCAATCTCGTGGCCGAGCGTGAATGGCAGCTTGCGGCCACCCTTCACGTCCAACTGGTTGCCACCACCCATGTCGAAATGCCCATCGTGCAGATGAACATCTGAGTGGCATACGCCACAGTGGGAAACCTTCACCAGAACTTCACGGCCTTTGGGCTCGGGGGTATCTGATGTGGTTTCTTCCAGGGCTTCGCCATAGGCGACAATGGATTGGCTCTTCATCGAGGTGTTTCCTTGTAACGGTGTGGGTATTGGAGCAGGGGCGACAGGTGGTCTAGCCGATTGCCTGCTCAAACAGTTTTTCGTAGTCGCTGGCTTCCAGCGGGCGTGGATTGGTGAACGTGCTGACGTCCGTTACAGCATTCTCAACAATGCCCGGGGTGTCCATGGAGACACCCATCTCACCCAGATTTTTGGGAATGCCAATCCGTGCATTCAGGGCTTCGATCTCGTCAGCAAGATCAGCATTGGCGGGCAGACCCATCGCTTCGCGAATACGGTCATATTTGTCACCAACAAAATCAGCGTTGTAGCGCAGAACTGCCGGAAGGATGACGGCATTCAAAGTGCCATGGTGCAACTTCA from Candidatus Phaeomarinobacter ectocarpi includes these protein-coding regions:
- a CDS encoding alcohol dehydrogenase: MKSQSIVAYGEALEETTSDTPEPKGREVLVKVSHCGVCHSDVHLHDGHFDMGGGNQLDVKGGRKLPFTLGHEIEGVVEAVGPDVEGIKPGDDYVVYPWIGCDDCATCERGDEHYCGKPRQLGINIAGGFATHVLVPDQKYLLDRTGVTPGLAATYMCSGLTAYSALRRIGEPGPDDKVVIVGCGGVGMMGIQFARALLSSAPLAADVDPGKLQAAQGAGAAAVYNPKDEDAIKQVIADTNGGAYAAIDFVGSESSLAFASSVVRKGGQVVVVGLFGGGFAMPIPMFPMRALTIGGSFVGSPQEAADMMELVRAGKVDPIPVEQRSMDKATQSLEDLRQGSVLGRVVLVP